The following proteins come from a genomic window of Zonotrichia leucophrys gambelii isolate GWCS_2022_RI chromosome 4, RI_Zleu_2.0, whole genome shotgun sequence:
- the ADD1 gene encoding alpha-adducin isoform X2 — MNGDSGVGVVTSPPPTTAPHKERYFDRVDENNPEYLRERNMAPDLRQDFNMMEQKKRVSMILQSPAFCEELESMIQEQFKKGKNPTGLLALQQIADFMTTHVPNVYPAAPQGGMAALNMSLGMVTPVNDLRGSDSIAYEKGEKLLRCKLAAFYRLADLFGWSQLIYNHITARVNSEQEHFLIVPFGLLYSEVTASSLVKINIQGDVVDRGSTNLGVNQAGFTLHSAIYAARPDVKCIVHIHTPAGAAVSAMKCGLLPISPEALSLGEVAYHDYHGILVDDEEKVVIQKNLGPKSKVLILRNHGLVSVGETVEEAFYYIHNLVLACEIQVRTLASAGGPDNLVLLDPGKYKAKSRSPESPAGEGTVSHPKWQIGEQEFEALMRMLDNLGYRTGYPYRCPALREKSKKYSDVEIPASVTGYSFTSDGESGISSPLRHSFQKQQREKTRWLNSGRGDDASEEGQNGSSPKSKTKVWTNITHDHVKPLLQSLSSGVCVPSCITNCLWTKEDGHRTATSAVPNLFVPLNTNPKEVQEMRNKIREQNLQDIKTAGPQSQVLSGVVVDRSLVQDAPLSDCTESIEGLDLTEQAFSPAKSLSVRKGELVTASKAIIEKEYQPKVIVSTTGPNPFNKLTDRELEEYRKEVERKQKGPEEPSEDGRPQKEKSPPDPSSARTPPSTPIKIEEETRQDQTYRDDSDAATFKQTLPDLTPDEPSEALGFPPLGKEEGRCDHDVPKSQTEPPAVENKEPQSQPTEEPATPTAEEGTAADAGSDESPGKSPSKKKKKFRTPSFLKKSKKKSDS; from the exons ATGAATGGTGATTCTGGAGTGGGGGTGGTGACTTCACCACCTCCAACAACAGCCCCTCATAAAGAGAGGTATTTTGATCGAGTTGATGAAAATAATCCAGAAtatttgagagagagaaatatgGCACCTGACCTTCGCCAGGATTTTAACATGATGGAACAGAAGAAGAGAGTCTCCATGATTCTTCAGAGCCCa GCCTTCTGTGAGGAATTGGAATCCATGATCCAGGAGCAGTTCAAGAAGGGGAAGAACCCCACAGGTTTATTGGCTCTGCAGCAGATTGCAGATTTCATGACAACGCACGTTCCAAATGTCTACCCTGCAGCACCTCAAGGTGGAATGGCTGCATTAAACATGA GTCTTGGCATGGTAACACCAGTAAATGATCTGAGAGGGTCTGATTCCATTGCTTATGAAAAAGGGGAGAAGTTGTTACGATGCAAATTGGCAGCTTTCTACAGATTAGCAGATCTCTTTGGCTGGTCTCAGCTTATTTACAATCATATAACA GCCAGAGTAAACTCTGAGCAAGAGCATTTCCTTATTGTACCTTTTGGACTCCTCTATAGTGAAGTCACTGCATCTAGTCTG GTTAAAATCAATATTCAGGGAGATGTGGTTGATCGTGGAAGCACTAACCTGGGAGTAAACCAAGCTGGCTTTACGTTGCACTCAGCAATTTACGCAGCTCGACCTGATGTGAAATGCATTGTCCACATCCACACACCCGCAGGAGCCGCG GTTTCTGCAATGAAATGTGGTCTCTTGCCAATTTCACCTGAAGCACTTTCTCTAGGGGAAGTAGCTTATCATGACTACCATGGTATTTTAGTGGATGATGAAGAAAAGGTGGTTATTCAGAAAAATTTGGGGCCTAAAAGCAAG GTCCTTATTCTCAGAAACCATGGCTTGGTATCAGTTGGAGAGACTGTTGAGGAGGCTTTCTACTATATTCATAACCTAGTGCTTGCCTGTGAGATACAA GTCCGTACCCTGGCCAGTGCAGGTGGCCCTGACAACTTAGTGCTTCTTGATCCTGGCAAGTACAAAGCCAAGTCTCGTTCCCCTGAGTCTCCAGCAGGTGAGGGTactgtgtcccatcccaaatgGCAGATTGGTGAACAGGAGTTCGAAGCTCTAATGCGAATGCTGGATAATCTG GGTTACAGAACCGGCTACCCGTATCGATGCCCTGCTCTGAGAGAGAAATCTAAAAAGTACAGCGATGTTGAGATCCCAGCTAGTGTCACAGGGTACTCCTTTACTAGTGATGGCGAATCAGGCATTTCCTCCCCCCTCAGacacagttttcagaaacaGCAGCGAGAGAAGACAAGGTGGCTGAACTCTGGCCGAGGGGATGATGCTTCTGAAGAAGGGCAGAATGGCAGCAGTCCCAAGTCGAAGACTAAGGTGTGGACGAACATTACACACGATCACGTGAAACCCTTGCTGCAGTCTCTCTCGTCCGGTGTCTGCGTGCCAAGCTGTATTACCAACTGCTTG TGGACTAAAGAGGATGGACATAGAACTGCCACCTCTGCTGTCCCTAATCTGTTTGTTCCATTGAACACCAATCCAAAGGAGGTCCAAGAAATGAGGAACAAG ATCCGAGAGCAAAATTTGCAGGATATTAAAACAGCAGGCCCTCAGTCACAGGTTCTTTCTGGGGTAGTTGTGGACAGAAGCCTTGTACAG GATGCTCCCCTCTCAGACTGTACGGAATCTATTGAAGGGCTCGATCTCACAGAGCAGGCCTTTAGTCCCGCTAAATCTCTGTCTGTTAGAAAG GGCGAACTGGTGACTGCATCAAAGGCAATAATTGAGAAAGAATATCAACCCAAAGTGATAGTGAGCACAACAGGACCAAATCCCTTCAATAAACTCACTGATCGAGAACTGGAAGAATATCGCAAAGAAgtagaaagaaagcagaagggaCCAGAAG AGCCTTCAGAAGATGGCAGGCCACAGAAAGAGAAGAGCCCCCCTGACCCCAGTTCAGCTCGCACTCCTCCCAGCACGCCAATTAAAATAGAGGAAG AGACACGGCAGGACCAGACCTACAGAGATGACAGTGATGCTGCAACCTTCAAGCAAACCCTCCCAGATCTCACCCCCGATGAGCCTTCGGAAGCACTCGGCTTCCCTCCCttagggaaggaggaagggagatgTGATCATGACGTGCCCAAAAGCCAAACGGAACCACCTGCAGTGGAAAATAAAGAACCCCAGTCCCAACCCACTGAAGAGCCAGCAACACCAAcagctgaggaggggacagcagctgaTGCAGGTAGTGATGAATCTCCAGGGAAGTCCCCATcgaaaaagaaaaagaagttccgcactccttccttcctgaaGAAGAGCAAAAAGAAGAGTGACTCCTAA
- the ADD1 gene encoding alpha-adducin isoform X4 has protein sequence MNGDSGVGVVTSPPPTTAPHKERYFDRVDENNPEYLRERNMAPDLRQDFNMMEQKKRVSMILQSPAFCEELESMIQEQFKKGKNPTGLLALQQIADFMTTHVPNVYPAAPQGGMAALNMSLGMVTPVNDLRGSDSIAYEKGEKLLRCKLAAFYRLADLFGWSQLIYNHITARVNSEQEHFLIVPFGLLYSEVTASSLVKINIQGDVVDRGSTNLGVNQAGFTLHSAIYAARPDVKCIVHIHTPAGAAVSAMKCGLLPISPEALSLGEVAYHDYHGILVDDEEKVVIQKNLGPKSKVLILRNHGLVSVGETVEEAFYYIHNLVLACEIQVRTLASAGGPDNLVLLDPGKYKAKSRSPESPAGEGTVSHPKWQIGEQEFEALMRMLDNLGYRTGYPYRCPALREKSKKYSDVEIPASVTGYSFTSDGESGISSPLRHSFQKQQREKTRWLNSGRGDDASEEGQNGSSPKSKTKVWTNITHDHVKPLLQSLSSGVCVPSCITNCLWTKEDGHRTATSAVPNLFVPLNTNPKEVQEMRNKIREQNLQDIKTAGPQSQVLSGVVVDRSLVQGELVTASKAIIEKEYQPKVIVSTTGPNPFNKLTDRELEEYRKEVERKQKGPEEPSEDGRPQKEKSPPDPSSARTPPSTPIKIEEETRQDQTYRDDSDAATFKQTLPDLTPDEPSEALGFPPLGKEEGRCDHDVPKSQTEPPAVENKEPQSQPTEEPATPTAEEGTAADAGSDESPGKSPSKKKKKFRTPSFLKKSKKKSDS, from the exons ATGAATGGTGATTCTGGAGTGGGGGTGGTGACTTCACCACCTCCAACAACAGCCCCTCATAAAGAGAGGTATTTTGATCGAGTTGATGAAAATAATCCAGAAtatttgagagagagaaatatgGCACCTGACCTTCGCCAGGATTTTAACATGATGGAACAGAAGAAGAGAGTCTCCATGATTCTTCAGAGCCCa GCCTTCTGTGAGGAATTGGAATCCATGATCCAGGAGCAGTTCAAGAAGGGGAAGAACCCCACAGGTTTATTGGCTCTGCAGCAGATTGCAGATTTCATGACAACGCACGTTCCAAATGTCTACCCTGCAGCACCTCAAGGTGGAATGGCTGCATTAAACATGA GTCTTGGCATGGTAACACCAGTAAATGATCTGAGAGGGTCTGATTCCATTGCTTATGAAAAAGGGGAGAAGTTGTTACGATGCAAATTGGCAGCTTTCTACAGATTAGCAGATCTCTTTGGCTGGTCTCAGCTTATTTACAATCATATAACA GCCAGAGTAAACTCTGAGCAAGAGCATTTCCTTATTGTACCTTTTGGACTCCTCTATAGTGAAGTCACTGCATCTAGTCTG GTTAAAATCAATATTCAGGGAGATGTGGTTGATCGTGGAAGCACTAACCTGGGAGTAAACCAAGCTGGCTTTACGTTGCACTCAGCAATTTACGCAGCTCGACCTGATGTGAAATGCATTGTCCACATCCACACACCCGCAGGAGCCGCG GTTTCTGCAATGAAATGTGGTCTCTTGCCAATTTCACCTGAAGCACTTTCTCTAGGGGAAGTAGCTTATCATGACTACCATGGTATTTTAGTGGATGATGAAGAAAAGGTGGTTATTCAGAAAAATTTGGGGCCTAAAAGCAAG GTCCTTATTCTCAGAAACCATGGCTTGGTATCAGTTGGAGAGACTGTTGAGGAGGCTTTCTACTATATTCATAACCTAGTGCTTGCCTGTGAGATACAA GTCCGTACCCTGGCCAGTGCAGGTGGCCCTGACAACTTAGTGCTTCTTGATCCTGGCAAGTACAAAGCCAAGTCTCGTTCCCCTGAGTCTCCAGCAGGTGAGGGTactgtgtcccatcccaaatgGCAGATTGGTGAACAGGAGTTCGAAGCTCTAATGCGAATGCTGGATAATCTG GGTTACAGAACCGGCTACCCGTATCGATGCCCTGCTCTGAGAGAGAAATCTAAAAAGTACAGCGATGTTGAGATCCCAGCTAGTGTCACAGGGTACTCCTTTACTAGTGATGGCGAATCAGGCATTTCCTCCCCCCTCAGacacagttttcagaaacaGCAGCGAGAGAAGACAAGGTGGCTGAACTCTGGCCGAGGGGATGATGCTTCTGAAGAAGGGCAGAATGGCAGCAGTCCCAAGTCGAAGACTAAGGTGTGGACGAACATTACACACGATCACGTGAAACCCTTGCTGCAGTCTCTCTCGTCCGGTGTCTGCGTGCCAAGCTGTATTACCAACTGCTTG TGGACTAAAGAGGATGGACATAGAACTGCCACCTCTGCTGTCCCTAATCTGTTTGTTCCATTGAACACCAATCCAAAGGAGGTCCAAGAAATGAGGAACAAG ATCCGAGAGCAAAATTTGCAGGATATTAAAACAGCAGGCCCTCAGTCACAGGTTCTTTCTGGGGTAGTTGTGGACAGAAGCCTTGTACAG GGCGAACTGGTGACTGCATCAAAGGCAATAATTGAGAAAGAATATCAACCCAAAGTGATAGTGAGCACAACAGGACCAAATCCCTTCAATAAACTCACTGATCGAGAACTGGAAGAATATCGCAAAGAAgtagaaagaaagcagaagggaCCAGAAG AGCCTTCAGAAGATGGCAGGCCACAGAAAGAGAAGAGCCCCCCTGACCCCAGTTCAGCTCGCACTCCTCCCAGCACGCCAATTAAAATAGAGGAAG AGACACGGCAGGACCAGACCTACAGAGATGACAGTGATGCTGCAACCTTCAAGCAAACCCTCCCAGATCTCACCCCCGATGAGCCTTCGGAAGCACTCGGCTTCCCTCCCttagggaaggaggaagggagatgTGATCATGACGTGCCCAAAAGCCAAACGGAACCACCTGCAGTGGAAAATAAAGAACCCCAGTCCCAACCCACTGAAGAGCCAGCAACACCAAcagctgaggaggggacagcagctgaTGCAGGTAGTGATGAATCTCCAGGGAAGTCCCCATcgaaaaagaaaaagaagttccgcactccttccttcctgaaGAAGAGCAAAAAGAAGAGTGACTCCTAA
- the ADD1 gene encoding alpha-adducin isoform X11 — MNGDSGVGVVTSPPPTTAPHKERYFDRVDENNPEYLRERNMAPDLRQDFNMMEQKKRVSMILQSPAFCEELESMIQEQFKKGKNPTGLLALQQIADFMTTHVPNVYPAAPQGGMAALNMSLGMVTPVNDLRGSDSIAYEKGEKLLRCKLAAFYRLADLFGWSQLIYNHITARVNSEQEHFLIVPFGLLYSEVTASSLVKINIQGDVVDRGSTNLGVNQAGFTLHSAIYAARPDVKCIVHIHTPAGAAVSAMKCGLLPISPEALSLGEVAYHDYHGILVDDEEKVVIQKNLGPKSKVLILRNHGLVSVGETVEEAFYYIHNLVLACEIQVRTLASAGGPDNLVLLDPGKYKAKSRSPESPAGEGTVSHPKWQIGEQEFEALMRMLDNLGYRTGYPYRCPALREKSKKYSDVEIPASVTGYSFTSDGESGISSPLRHSFQKQQREKTRWLNSGRGDDASEEGQNGSSPKSKTKWTKEDGHRTATSAVPNLFVPLNTNPKEVQEMRNKIREQNLQDIKTAGPQSQVLSGVVVDRSLVQGELVTASKAIIEKEYQPKVIVSTTGPNPFNKLTDRELEEYRKEVERKQKGPEEPSEDGRPQKEKSPPDPSSARTPPSTPIKIEEGDGYAKEYLLP, encoded by the exons ATGAATGGTGATTCTGGAGTGGGGGTGGTGACTTCACCACCTCCAACAACAGCCCCTCATAAAGAGAGGTATTTTGATCGAGTTGATGAAAATAATCCAGAAtatttgagagagagaaatatgGCACCTGACCTTCGCCAGGATTTTAACATGATGGAACAGAAGAAGAGAGTCTCCATGATTCTTCAGAGCCCa GCCTTCTGTGAGGAATTGGAATCCATGATCCAGGAGCAGTTCAAGAAGGGGAAGAACCCCACAGGTTTATTGGCTCTGCAGCAGATTGCAGATTTCATGACAACGCACGTTCCAAATGTCTACCCTGCAGCACCTCAAGGTGGAATGGCTGCATTAAACATGA GTCTTGGCATGGTAACACCAGTAAATGATCTGAGAGGGTCTGATTCCATTGCTTATGAAAAAGGGGAGAAGTTGTTACGATGCAAATTGGCAGCTTTCTACAGATTAGCAGATCTCTTTGGCTGGTCTCAGCTTATTTACAATCATATAACA GCCAGAGTAAACTCTGAGCAAGAGCATTTCCTTATTGTACCTTTTGGACTCCTCTATAGTGAAGTCACTGCATCTAGTCTG GTTAAAATCAATATTCAGGGAGATGTGGTTGATCGTGGAAGCACTAACCTGGGAGTAAACCAAGCTGGCTTTACGTTGCACTCAGCAATTTACGCAGCTCGACCTGATGTGAAATGCATTGTCCACATCCACACACCCGCAGGAGCCGCG GTTTCTGCAATGAAATGTGGTCTCTTGCCAATTTCACCTGAAGCACTTTCTCTAGGGGAAGTAGCTTATCATGACTACCATGGTATTTTAGTGGATGATGAAGAAAAGGTGGTTATTCAGAAAAATTTGGGGCCTAAAAGCAAG GTCCTTATTCTCAGAAACCATGGCTTGGTATCAGTTGGAGAGACTGTTGAGGAGGCTTTCTACTATATTCATAACCTAGTGCTTGCCTGTGAGATACAA GTCCGTACCCTGGCCAGTGCAGGTGGCCCTGACAACTTAGTGCTTCTTGATCCTGGCAAGTACAAAGCCAAGTCTCGTTCCCCTGAGTCTCCAGCAGGTGAGGGTactgtgtcccatcccaaatgGCAGATTGGTGAACAGGAGTTCGAAGCTCTAATGCGAATGCTGGATAATCTG GGTTACAGAACCGGCTACCCGTATCGATGCCCTGCTCTGAGAGAGAAATCTAAAAAGTACAGCGATGTTGAGATCCCAGCTAGTGTCACAGGGTACTCCTTTACTAGTGATGGCGAATCAGGCATTTCCTCCCCCCTCAGacacagttttcagaaacaGCAGCGAGAGAAGACAAGGTGGCTGAACTCTGGCCGAGGGGATGATGCTTCTGAAGAAGGGCAGAATGGCAGCAGTCCCAAGTCGAAGACTAAG TGGACTAAAGAGGATGGACATAGAACTGCCACCTCTGCTGTCCCTAATCTGTTTGTTCCATTGAACACCAATCCAAAGGAGGTCCAAGAAATGAGGAACAAG ATCCGAGAGCAAAATTTGCAGGATATTAAAACAGCAGGCCCTCAGTCACAGGTTCTTTCTGGGGTAGTTGTGGACAGAAGCCTTGTACAG GGCGAACTGGTGACTGCATCAAAGGCAATAATTGAGAAAGAATATCAACCCAAAGTGATAGTGAGCACAACAGGACCAAATCCCTTCAATAAACTCACTGATCGAGAACTGGAAGAATATCGCAAAGAAgtagaaagaaagcagaagggaCCAGAAG AGCCTTCAGAAGATGGCAGGCCACAGAAAGAGAAGAGCCCCCCTGACCCCAGTTCAGCTCGCACTCCTCCCAGCACGCCAATTAAAATAGAGGAAG GAGATGGATATGCTAAAGAATACCTGTTACCATA A
- the ADD1 gene encoding alpha-adducin isoform X3, with product MNGDSGVGVVTSPPPTTAPHKERYFDRVDENNPEYLRERNMAPDLRQDFNMMEQKKRVSMILQSPAFCEELESMIQEQFKKGKNPTGLLALQQIADFMTTHVPNVYPAAPQGGMAALNMSLGMVTPVNDLRGSDSIAYEKGEKLLRCKLAAFYRLADLFGWSQLIYNHITARVNSEQEHFLIVPFGLLYSEVTASSLVKINIQGDVVDRGSTNLGVNQAGFTLHSAIYAARPDVKCIVHIHTPAGAAVSAMKCGLLPISPEALSLGEVAYHDYHGILVDDEEKVVIQKNLGPKSKVLILRNHGLVSVGETVEEAFYYIHNLVLACEIQVRTLASAGGPDNLVLLDPGKYKAKSRSPESPAGEGTVSHPKWQIGEQEFEALMRMLDNLGYRTGYPYRCPALREKSKKYSDVEIPASVTGYSFTSDGESGISSPLRHSFQKQQREKTRWLNSGRGDDASEEGQNGSSPKSKTKWTKEDGHRTATSAVPNLFVPLNTNPKEVQEMRNKIREQNLQDIKTAGPQSQVLSGVVVDRSLVQKVTVYKDAPLSDCTESIEGLDLTEQAFSPAKSLSVRKGELVTASKAIIEKEYQPKVIVSTTGPNPFNKLTDRELEEYRKEVERKQKGPEEPSEDGRPQKEKSPPDPSSARTPPSTPIKIEEETRQDQTYRDDSDAATFKQTLPDLTPDEPSEALGFPPLGKEEGRCDHDVPKSQTEPPAVENKEPQSQPTEEPATPTAEEGTAADAGSDESPGKSPSKKKKKFRTPSFLKKSKKKSDS from the exons ATGAATGGTGATTCTGGAGTGGGGGTGGTGACTTCACCACCTCCAACAACAGCCCCTCATAAAGAGAGGTATTTTGATCGAGTTGATGAAAATAATCCAGAAtatttgagagagagaaatatgGCACCTGACCTTCGCCAGGATTTTAACATGATGGAACAGAAGAAGAGAGTCTCCATGATTCTTCAGAGCCCa GCCTTCTGTGAGGAATTGGAATCCATGATCCAGGAGCAGTTCAAGAAGGGGAAGAACCCCACAGGTTTATTGGCTCTGCAGCAGATTGCAGATTTCATGACAACGCACGTTCCAAATGTCTACCCTGCAGCACCTCAAGGTGGAATGGCTGCATTAAACATGA GTCTTGGCATGGTAACACCAGTAAATGATCTGAGAGGGTCTGATTCCATTGCTTATGAAAAAGGGGAGAAGTTGTTACGATGCAAATTGGCAGCTTTCTACAGATTAGCAGATCTCTTTGGCTGGTCTCAGCTTATTTACAATCATATAACA GCCAGAGTAAACTCTGAGCAAGAGCATTTCCTTATTGTACCTTTTGGACTCCTCTATAGTGAAGTCACTGCATCTAGTCTG GTTAAAATCAATATTCAGGGAGATGTGGTTGATCGTGGAAGCACTAACCTGGGAGTAAACCAAGCTGGCTTTACGTTGCACTCAGCAATTTACGCAGCTCGACCTGATGTGAAATGCATTGTCCACATCCACACACCCGCAGGAGCCGCG GTTTCTGCAATGAAATGTGGTCTCTTGCCAATTTCACCTGAAGCACTTTCTCTAGGGGAAGTAGCTTATCATGACTACCATGGTATTTTAGTGGATGATGAAGAAAAGGTGGTTATTCAGAAAAATTTGGGGCCTAAAAGCAAG GTCCTTATTCTCAGAAACCATGGCTTGGTATCAGTTGGAGAGACTGTTGAGGAGGCTTTCTACTATATTCATAACCTAGTGCTTGCCTGTGAGATACAA GTCCGTACCCTGGCCAGTGCAGGTGGCCCTGACAACTTAGTGCTTCTTGATCCTGGCAAGTACAAAGCCAAGTCTCGTTCCCCTGAGTCTCCAGCAGGTGAGGGTactgtgtcccatcccaaatgGCAGATTGGTGAACAGGAGTTCGAAGCTCTAATGCGAATGCTGGATAATCTG GGTTACAGAACCGGCTACCCGTATCGATGCCCTGCTCTGAGAGAGAAATCTAAAAAGTACAGCGATGTTGAGATCCCAGCTAGTGTCACAGGGTACTCCTTTACTAGTGATGGCGAATCAGGCATTTCCTCCCCCCTCAGacacagttttcagaaacaGCAGCGAGAGAAGACAAGGTGGCTGAACTCTGGCCGAGGGGATGATGCTTCTGAAGAAGGGCAGAATGGCAGCAGTCCCAAGTCGAAGACTAAG TGGACTAAAGAGGATGGACATAGAACTGCCACCTCTGCTGTCCCTAATCTGTTTGTTCCATTGAACACCAATCCAAAGGAGGTCCAAGAAATGAGGAACAAG ATCCGAGAGCAAAATTTGCAGGATATTAAAACAGCAGGCCCTCAGTCACAGGTTCTTTCTGGGGTAGTTGTGGACAGAAGCCTTGTACAG AAAGTAACTGTTTATAAG GATGCTCCCCTCTCAGACTGTACGGAATCTATTGAAGGGCTCGATCTCACAGAGCAGGCCTTTAGTCCCGCTAAATCTCTGTCTGTTAGAAAG GGCGAACTGGTGACTGCATCAAAGGCAATAATTGAGAAAGAATATCAACCCAAAGTGATAGTGAGCACAACAGGACCAAATCCCTTCAATAAACTCACTGATCGAGAACTGGAAGAATATCGCAAAGAAgtagaaagaaagcagaagggaCCAGAAG AGCCTTCAGAAGATGGCAGGCCACAGAAAGAGAAGAGCCCCCCTGACCCCAGTTCAGCTCGCACTCCTCCCAGCACGCCAATTAAAATAGAGGAAG AGACACGGCAGGACCAGACCTACAGAGATGACAGTGATGCTGCAACCTTCAAGCAAACCCTCCCAGATCTCACCCCCGATGAGCCTTCGGAAGCACTCGGCTTCCCTCCCttagggaaggaggaagggagatgTGATCATGACGTGCCCAAAAGCCAAACGGAACCACCTGCAGTGGAAAATAAAGAACCCCAGTCCCAACCCACTGAAGAGCCAGCAACACCAAcagctgaggaggggacagcagctgaTGCAGGTAGTGATGAATCTCCAGGGAAGTCCCCATcgaaaaagaaaaagaagttccgcactccttccttcctgaaGAAGAGCAAAAAGAAGAGTGACTCCTAA
- the ADD1 gene encoding alpha-adducin isoform X7, whose amino-acid sequence MNGDSGVGVVTSPPPTTAPHKERYFDRVDENNPEYLRERNMAPDLRQDFNMMEQKKRVSMILQSPAFCEELESMIQEQFKKGKNPTGLLALQQIADFMTTHVPNVYPAAPQGGMAALNMSLGMVTPVNDLRGSDSIAYEKGEKLLRCKLAAFYRLADLFGWSQLIYNHITARVNSEQEHFLIVPFGLLYSEVTASSLVKINIQGDVVDRGSTNLGVNQAGFTLHSAIYAARPDVKCIVHIHTPAGAAVSAMKCGLLPISPEALSLGEVAYHDYHGILVDDEEKVVIQKNLGPKSKVLILRNHGLVSVGETVEEAFYYIHNLVLACEIQVRTLASAGGPDNLVLLDPGKYKAKSRSPESPAGEGTVSHPKWQIGEQEFEALMRMLDNLGYRTGYPYRCPALREKSKKYSDVEIPASVTGYSFTSDGESGISSPLRHSFQKQQREKTRWLNSGRGDDASEEGQNGSSPKSKTKVWTNITHDHVKPLLQSLSSGVCVPSCITNCLWTKEDGHRTATSAVPNLFVPLNTNPKEVQEMRNKIREQNLQDIKTAGPQSQVLSGVVVDRSLVQKVTVYKDAPLSDCTESIEGLDLTEQAFSPAKSLSVRKGELVTASKAIIEKEYQPKVIVSTTGPNPFNKLTDRELEEYRKEVERKQKGPEEPSEDGRPQKEKSPPDPSSARTPPSTPIKIEEGDGYAKEYLLP is encoded by the exons ATGAATGGTGATTCTGGAGTGGGGGTGGTGACTTCACCACCTCCAACAACAGCCCCTCATAAAGAGAGGTATTTTGATCGAGTTGATGAAAATAATCCAGAAtatttgagagagagaaatatgGCACCTGACCTTCGCCAGGATTTTAACATGATGGAACAGAAGAAGAGAGTCTCCATGATTCTTCAGAGCCCa GCCTTCTGTGAGGAATTGGAATCCATGATCCAGGAGCAGTTCAAGAAGGGGAAGAACCCCACAGGTTTATTGGCTCTGCAGCAGATTGCAGATTTCATGACAACGCACGTTCCAAATGTCTACCCTGCAGCACCTCAAGGTGGAATGGCTGCATTAAACATGA GTCTTGGCATGGTAACACCAGTAAATGATCTGAGAGGGTCTGATTCCATTGCTTATGAAAAAGGGGAGAAGTTGTTACGATGCAAATTGGCAGCTTTCTACAGATTAGCAGATCTCTTTGGCTGGTCTCAGCTTATTTACAATCATATAACA GCCAGAGTAAACTCTGAGCAAGAGCATTTCCTTATTGTACCTTTTGGACTCCTCTATAGTGAAGTCACTGCATCTAGTCTG GTTAAAATCAATATTCAGGGAGATGTGGTTGATCGTGGAAGCACTAACCTGGGAGTAAACCAAGCTGGCTTTACGTTGCACTCAGCAATTTACGCAGCTCGACCTGATGTGAAATGCATTGTCCACATCCACACACCCGCAGGAGCCGCG GTTTCTGCAATGAAATGTGGTCTCTTGCCAATTTCACCTGAAGCACTTTCTCTAGGGGAAGTAGCTTATCATGACTACCATGGTATTTTAGTGGATGATGAAGAAAAGGTGGTTATTCAGAAAAATTTGGGGCCTAAAAGCAAG GTCCTTATTCTCAGAAACCATGGCTTGGTATCAGTTGGAGAGACTGTTGAGGAGGCTTTCTACTATATTCATAACCTAGTGCTTGCCTGTGAGATACAA GTCCGTACCCTGGCCAGTGCAGGTGGCCCTGACAACTTAGTGCTTCTTGATCCTGGCAAGTACAAAGCCAAGTCTCGTTCCCCTGAGTCTCCAGCAGGTGAGGGTactgtgtcccatcccaaatgGCAGATTGGTGAACAGGAGTTCGAAGCTCTAATGCGAATGCTGGATAATCTG GGTTACAGAACCGGCTACCCGTATCGATGCCCTGCTCTGAGAGAGAAATCTAAAAAGTACAGCGATGTTGAGATCCCAGCTAGTGTCACAGGGTACTCCTTTACTAGTGATGGCGAATCAGGCATTTCCTCCCCCCTCAGacacagttttcagaaacaGCAGCGAGAGAAGACAAGGTGGCTGAACTCTGGCCGAGGGGATGATGCTTCTGAAGAAGGGCAGAATGGCAGCAGTCCCAAGTCGAAGACTAAGGTGTGGACGAACATTACACACGATCACGTGAAACCCTTGCTGCAGTCTCTCTCGTCCGGTGTCTGCGTGCCAAGCTGTATTACCAACTGCTTG TGGACTAAAGAGGATGGACATAGAACTGCCACCTCTGCTGTCCCTAATCTGTTTGTTCCATTGAACACCAATCCAAAGGAGGTCCAAGAAATGAGGAACAAG ATCCGAGAGCAAAATTTGCAGGATATTAAAACAGCAGGCCCTCAGTCACAGGTTCTTTCTGGGGTAGTTGTGGACAGAAGCCTTGTACAG AAAGTAACTGTTTATAAG GATGCTCCCCTCTCAGACTGTACGGAATCTATTGAAGGGCTCGATCTCACAGAGCAGGCCTTTAGTCCCGCTAAATCTCTGTCTGTTAGAAAG GGCGAACTGGTGACTGCATCAAAGGCAATAATTGAGAAAGAATATCAACCCAAAGTGATAGTGAGCACAACAGGACCAAATCCCTTCAATAAACTCACTGATCGAGAACTGGAAGAATATCGCAAAGAAgtagaaagaaagcagaagggaCCAGAAG AGCCTTCAGAAGATGGCAGGCCACAGAAAGAGAAGAGCCCCCCTGACCCCAGTTCAGCTCGCACTCCTCCCAGCACGCCAATTAAAATAGAGGAAG GAGATGGATATGCTAAAGAATACCTGTTACCATA A